The Patescibacteria group bacterium nucleotide sequence ATCAGGCGAGTAGCTGACTCATCTAACGTCTCGTATTTCTTCGACAGGTAACGCTTAGCATACTCTTTGAGTCGTTTAGCTATTTGGTCTTTTTGAGTTTGTGTAGGCATAGTGATCAAAAGTTATAAGGAAAGCATTAACTCACCCTCAACTAGTCCAGCACGAATGCTCGGGTGGATAGATTGGTATTCAGTATTATCCTGCATAGTTTGGTAGATGGGCTGAAACTCTAAGTTTTCCCAGTTAAACTTTTCAAATGTCTCTTTTCCCATCTGCAAACCAACTGCATCTTTTATAGATTCAGCTCCAAATTCGTCAACGAATGGCACCTGGTAAGAGATGTCAACATACTCTACCCCATCAACCCTGAAAGCCTCCTGACCAAATTTGATGAAGTCAGTATATGTATCTTCGACTAAGTCTTGCTCGTCCCAAAAGGTATCTTGTGTACGTGTTAGCCATGCTGTCTTATATTCCTCGTCCCATTGCACATCATAACCATTGCGTGTCCTGATGCTATCGTCTAAAGCAATCCAGAGTTTATCTAGTGTCGTTGGTTCCGGCTTAGGTTCTTCTTTGACTTCTTCAACCACAGCGGGAGCAACTTCTTCTTGAACGGGTTCCTGGACCACATTGGTATTTGATACAACGGGAGCATTAACTACATCTGCCGTATTGGTATCTTCGTTTGGTACCACTTCGTTCGTATTCACTACTGCGTTAGTAGCTACGTTGGTATTCTTATTAGTGTTTTGAGCTATTTTAGCTGTATTGTCCGTCGAGCTCGGAAAAGTAAATATTGATGCTGCAATGAAAAACGTACCTATAAAGAAAGCCATGAGACGAGGTATTTTTTTATGAATTATACTCTCAAACCATTGACGTGATGGTGGAAGCAGTAACAACCCGAGCAGTAGCATGGCTAGTCCTGATACAATGCTGCTAAACACGAGCAAGATACTGATGAATATAATGACGATGCCAAATACCCATCCAAGGATGTGGTTACCTTCTTTGGCGGAAGGTGTTGTGACTTGCGAATTTTCGCTGGCCATATTGTTGTGTAGTTAGGGATTTGTTAGATTGGTTCAGAAAACACAAAGGGTCCCCTGAACCAGCGACAGCCCTTACGGAACTGCCACCCATCCTTTCGAATGGGTACCCTAACTACAAGATGCTGATCAGGAGACCTTCTCTACGTAGTTAGGGATTTATAACCATGCCGCTGGAAATCAACGGTTTAGGCCATTAAATTGTATTTAAAGTATAGCTTGAAAAGCACCAGAAAGAAAGTCTGGGATTTTGAAGTTACCAACAATCACCCCATTCAAGCCACGTGCAAGCATGTGGGGTTTTAGACCCAAACTGGGACACTGACTCACAAAACAAAAATCCTCGCGGTGTACGAGGACTTTTGAGAGGATGAGGTTGATGGGTCACCTCCAGAACTTTCTGAAATCAAGCTGGGGCGGTAGGGTTCGAACCTACGAAATGGCGGCGCCAAAGGCCGCTGCCTTACCACTTGGCTACGCCCCAATGTAAATAAACGCTATTTGTATATACCATATACTTGTTTTGTGTTCAAGTGATTACACCTATCCCCCGGCCCCTTTCCTAAACAGGAAAGGGGTGTTAGACTACGGTTAGAAAAGCGCTGCCGAAGTTTGGGGCGCTATTATGTTAATACAGGGTTATCATCCACATAAACTTAGCTATGATCGCAAACTACGATCAATCGCTGAACAATTTAGAGATAATGCCACTGAGGCTGAACAACTCTTATGGAAAAGTTTAAAAGGTAAACGTTTAGGCTATAAGTTTCGCCGACAACATCCTTTACATGGATTTATTGTTGATTTTTATTGTTATGAATTAATGTTGGTAATTGAACTAGACGGTCCAATTCATCAAGATCAAAAAGAACGCGATTCTTTAAGAGATATAACCTTATCCCATCATGGCTTCAAAACATTGCGCTTCAGTAACGAAATAGTACTAACTGAATTACATTCAGTTATAAAAAAGATTTTCGATCACACTTCTTCCACCTCCCCCTTTCCTGCATAGGAAAGGGGGCCGGGGGGATAGGTGTTCTACACCTTCAAGTATCTCCCAATCGAAAGCATACTACTCCCCAAAGCCAGCGCTAATGATATTAAGAATTGGCTCAGAACAATAATCCAGAAATTACTCAAGAAAAATACATTCAAGCTGAAATTATAGCCGGCAAAAAAACTATCGACATAAGGTGAAGCGGAAAATACGGTGATGGCTAAGGCCACAGTGGCTAAGGTACAGGCACAGACGGCATACAAAACACCTTCCCATAAGAAGGGGGCACGAATAAACCAATTAGTGGCTCCGACCAACTTCATAATCCCCAACTCTTCTCGGTGAGAATAGATGGCTACCCGAATGGTGTTATATAACATAATTACCGATATCAACACAAATATGCCACTAATCAATAAACCACCTTGATAAATCCGTTTGGTAATTTCGGATAATTTCGTAATGGCGGCTTGGTGATCAGAAAAATTCTTCTTATCCACTAACACATTATATTCGGATGCCGAAAAAGCATCACTAATTACTTGGTAGTTATCCAGGTCATTAGATTGCACACTAAGTGTGGCTGGTAACGGGTTCTCATCTAGTTCACCTAAGGCCGCTTGAATATCAGGATCATCGGCATGAGTTTCAGTAAAGCTAGACAAGGCTTCCGCTTTGGAAATATAACGCACATTGGTCACTTCGGGTAATGATTCTAAATAAATTTTAGCTTTTAATATATCGCTTTCATCCGTACTGGCTTTAAACGTGAAATCAATATTGATTTTTTCCTCAACGGCATTAATCGCTTGGTCGGCCACTAAATTTAGCGTGCTCACTAAACCAACAATAAATAAGGTTAACGATAAAATCAGAATGGTGATACTGGAAATCCAGAGGTTTCTCCAAAAATGTTGAGTGGCATACTTAGTCGTGCGCGTTATAAAAACCAACATATTATAAAGTATACTTACCGGCTTCTTGATCGGATACTATCACGCCATCATCAATGGTGACTACGCGTCGCCGTAAGCGATCCACAATATCTTTATTATGTGTGACTAACATAATAGTAGTACCTAAGGTATTTATTTTTAATAACAAATCTATCACTTCTTGGGCATTAATGGTATCTAAACTGCCAGTCGGTTCATCGGCTACTAGCACTTTTGGTCGGTGTACTAGGGCTCGACCAATGGCCACACGTTGCTGTTGACCACCGGATAATTGGTGCGGAAATTTATCCCGTTTATTCTCCAAACCAACCACTTTTAACACTTGCGGCACAATCGTATTGATTTTACTTTGTTCTACCCCACACACTTCTAAAGCAAACGTGATGTTTTCATAAACCGTTCTTTTGGGTAATAATTTATAATCTTGAAACACTACTCCAACCTGCCGCCGTAAGACTGGAATGTCATGGGATTTTATATCGGTAATATCCCAACCACCGATCACTACTCTACCCCGGGTTGGATGTTCCTCGGCAATTACCATCTTAGCTAAAGTCGTTTTACCAGTGCCAGATTGGCCAACAATTGAAATGAATTCACCCGAGCGCACTAACAAAGACAAATCACGGGCGGCGTAAGTGTTATCGGAATATATTTTGGTTACTTTTTTGAATTCGATCATGGTACTAATTGAACTGTCACGGTGGCAACGCCAGCTGACAAATCGGCTATTTTTGAAAAATCATCGCGGGTTAAATCTACTACTCGCCCCGGAATAAATGGTCCGGTGGAAACAATAGTGGAATCGACATAAGCACCGGTGGCCACATTGGTAGTTCGAATCCGACTACCCATTGGGAAAGAGTTACACGCCGCTCCTGTCCAATCATACCAACTAGCCAAGCCCTCGACAACCTCTCCGCTGGCATTCTTTTCGAACAAAGCAATAATAGCGTGTTTTTTAAGTAATCTGCCTCTTTGCACCAATAAATTATTAACATTAGATTGTTTACCAACGGGGCGCCAACGGTTTACTACTGAATCATAATACTTAACCACTATTGTCTGACCACCATAACTGGCCGGATAAGACAGTTGCAGTGCCACGGGCTGTTTTAATTTAAAAGTATCTTGACTTTGAAAGCTGTAACGATATAAATCAGAGATCGGTTGGGAGGTGCCATAATATTTTTCCGGATGAGCCACTTTACTTAATTTAACCCGGAGTTTTTTGGCACCGGATACACTGGCCGCCGGCAAACCGAGCCAAGCTGTTTGCGTTGGATTGACTAGTGTATAACCAGACCGCAAAGCATCCCGCCGCAATACAGTCTCCACACTGAAAAGATCAGCCGCCAAAGTGGGTAATGTGACCGATAATAAAACTATACCCGTTAGAAAATAATATTTCATAAATCAAACTAAAGCGTTAATTTCCTCAACAATTTGTTTTGGCACCACGTTTGATTTTACGATGTAACCATTGGCTCCCAAAGTTTCGGCCATTTGCCGATCTTCATTATTATCCAAATTAGTCATGATAATAACCGGCACCAACTCATACCATTTATTCTGCCGTAACCATTGCAAAATTTCGAACCCGGCTCGATCCCTAAATTTTACAGCTTCTGTGCGCGCTCCAGGCAAAATTAGATCGAGCAACACTACGGACGGCTTTTTATTTTCGGCCAGTAACCGCTCAAATAACTCGAAAGCATCCTGTTTGGTGCTAGCTGCTAACACCTGACCAATTTTATGTAGACCAAAGCTGTATAATGATACGAGCGATGGTTCATCTTCAATCAGGACAATCCTTAAATCGCTTGACATACGGGCTGAATGATACTATTTTTACTCTCGTTCGTCAACCCCCACACTAGCCGACTTGTCGGCCGGAGTGAATCTGATGAACGAAGGCCGATGTAGCTCAGCTGGTAGAGCAACGGTATCGTAAACCGTGGGTCGCCGGTTCAATTCCGGCCATCGGCTCCAATGTTTTGATCTAGTCTTTATCAGCAAACACCACTAGCCGCGTGGCATATTGTTTAGCATTCTTGTCCCAGGTACCGGAACAGGTAATCAGATTGAGATGTGCCTTGTTATCGTTTGAGGTAAAAACATCCGTCGCATCAGCTTCAGCATCATACGTTCGGCTATCACGCACAATAAAACTAACTAACTGTCCGGTACTATCCTCCAGGGTAATTTTATCGCCGGTTTTTAATTTATTTAAATCTTCAAATACTCCAGTGGCACCGTTGTACCAATCAACATGTCCGGCGATAACGGCACTGCCTGTTTCTCCCGGGCGAGGCCCTAATTCATACCAGCCACCGTTTAACGGGTCTTGCGGCACGGCCATTGAGCCATCATCAGTTAAACCCACTGCTTCAACCGCAGCATCAACTGCAATACTCGGGATTTTAAGACGTTGCGGTAAGCCAATTGCAGAAACGTCTGGCGTTTCATTATTAATTACGATTTCAGGTTCACTTTTTTCATTCACTACCACATGAGGAGTAAAAACATTTCTCCAAACTAACAGACCAAACAGCACAACTGCTAGAGCGGCTAAGGTTAGTATTATATTGACTGGATTAAGTATTTTTTTATGCATGCCTTTCACTGCTCAGGCTCGACGCCTGTATCAGGTAATCCAGGTACAAATACAACTGTGTCTGTAGGTGATGGTAATGCTGTAGCCACAACGACCGTAATAATAGCAAAGTCGCGCGCGATCAAACCGTTGGCCTCACCTGTCGCGACGGCCGTATTTGTGGTAGTTTCCGTAAGATTTGTCTGACAGGTGTACACCCATGATTCGGTCGGATCAAGTTTAGAATCGTCATTGATGTCGCCCGACACAAATGTTAACGGACTACATTTATCATCCGAAAGCGTCACATGACTCAATGGGACAGTTCCTGGGTTAGTGATTGTTTCCGTATAAGTGACCAGCCCCCCATCAACTGACAACGCCAGCGGATCTGGAATTTTTGTGACGTGGATCAACGGCGGCACAACTGGAACACCAACCACCACCGTGGCACTGGCAATATCCGTGGCGCTGATACCGTTGGCCCAACCAGTCGCAACAACCGTGTTGGTATGCGTTTCCTGAAGCGTAGTGGTACAGGTAAATGTCCATGTTTCATTCAGATCGAGTTTCGCGTCAGCATTAGCATCACCAGATATAAGTACAATGGGGCTACAAGTATCACCAACCAATGTAATATCAGTTACCGGCAGAGTCCCAATATTAGTTAATGTGTAGGTGTATTCCACTTTCCCTGGACCATCTGGCAAAGACAGTAGATTCGGCACCTTCACTACATCAATGATAGGCGGTACAACATTAGGTGGAACCACCACAGCGGCTATGTCATTATTCGTGATAATACAGAACAAGTTGTCGCCCGGATTGAGAGCCATCTGACCATTACTATTACAATCGCCTGATATTGTCTGCGTATAATTAGGGTCATCGGTTTCAGACACCGTATATGTTGCCGGTGCGGAAAACGTGTTGGTTTCGCCAGAAATGACGCTAGTAGTACCCACAAACAATGGAAAATCACCCACAGTCTTAGTCCCACCATTATCATTCACAACCGTTTTGACGACATTGATTGTCGCAGTCGGCACTACAACAGCTGCCATATCATTATTCGTGATGGTGCAGGTCTGGTCATCAGCCAAGGAAAGTGTCACGTGGCCCGTTGCATCACAATCCCCACTAAACGTTGCATTATATCCAAAAAATGCATCCTCACTCACAACATATGCACCGGCATCTAAGGTATATGCAGTTCCAGGCGATGCCGCTCCAGGTGCCGGGCTTCCTGACACATCCACGCCTCCATTCTTCACATACAAATTAAAATCAGATCGCACAGCCGTTCCACCATCATTGTTCACAACACGTTTAATGACGTGTAAAGTGGCTGGAATATCATTGTTAATAATCCTGCAAGTCTTGTCCTCACCCGCCGCCAGCGTAATGTTACCGCTCGCATCACAATCCCCTGTGAAACTTTGTGTATAGGAGGTATTTACATCTTCACTGACCGCATAGGTTCCTGCAGTTAGGGTATAAGCTGTGCCAGGGGATGCAACACCAGGTGCCGGACTGTCGGCGACGTCTGCACCACCCGTCATCACGTGCAGATTAAAGTCAGACCGCACAGCCGTACCGCCATTGTCATTGGTAACCGTTTTTATCACACGCAGAGTTGCGGGAACGGGAGCACATGTGGCACGCGTAATGGTATTAGTATCTAAAGTAACGGCACCATTTCTGGCTAAAACGCGACCTTCGACATTAGCTCTGGTGGTAAGAGTAGCTGAGGTTAAGGCCAGAATATTACCTTTAAAGGTGGAGGTGGCACCGAGTGTAGCGGAACTGCCGACTTGCCAAAAAACGTTACACGCCTGAGCACTATTAATAAGACTTACCGTACTTGCTCCTGCTGTAATCAGAGTGGAAGCGGTTTTAAAGATAAAAACCGCATTAGGGTCACCCTGGGCGTCCAGCGTCAGGGTTCCTGTGATTCCAAAGGTGCCTGAGGCAGAGTTATAAACCCCTGAAGTTTTAGTCGTTCCCCCAAGCTCAGTTGCGACTGTAGAAACTGGTGTTTGTCCGGCGGCGTTTGTATAGGCTGTTACCAGATCAACTTTAGCCTGCACAGCAGTAGCATCGGCTACATGGGACGTTCCATTCAACGTTCCTGGTGGAAAACCAGTAACAGACGTACCGGGGCTAAGACCGAGATCGCCATTTAATACACTCGACCCCGTGTTAGTGACGGTTGAGCCGCCTAACACGACAAAATTATCCGCTGAGCCAAGATCCACGGCCGTAGCCGCACTAACTGCATTAATTCTAGCTAGACCAAATGCAAATACAGTAGTTAAAACGATAGCTGAAAATCTACTAAAATCTTCACCTACCATTTAATCACTCGCTTATTCAAATAAGAATATAATAACTTTAGAAACACTCTCCGAAATGATCCAAAAAATATTCTGGTCATAGGGAGCAACGCCGGTGTCTGGTAATCCAGGAACGGTTGTAGTAGTGTCGGTTGTGGTATCAACCGGAGTAGAAGTATCTTCCGTTGTATCTTCTGTTGTATCTTCAACAGGAGTCTCAATCGGAGTTGTATCCTCCTCGACTGGAAGATTAACAACTGTCACGACAGAATAATCGATAATAGTTATTCCATTGGCACTACCTTGGGCAGTACCGGTGTTGGTAGTTGTGTCTGTTAAATTCGTGGTACAGGTATAAATCCATGTTTCTAACACATTCAAAGTACCACTATCATTGTCATCACCAGACACATAAGTAACCGGGCTGCATTTATCATCAACCACACTAACGTCAGTTAAGGCCACTGTGCCTGGATTAGTGACAGTGTAAGTATAGGTCACATCGCCACTCTCTGGAATAGTTGTGGAGTCTGGTGTTTTAACTAAAGTGATCAGAGGTGGGGGTAAAGCGACACCAACAACCACTGTGGCGTTAGCCGTATCAATTGCAGTATAACCATTAGCTTCGCCGGTAGCAGTGACAGTATTAGTAACGGTTTTTGAGACTGTTCTGGTACAGCTATAAAGCCAAGCTTCATCGAGGTCAAGCATGTCGTCACTGTTGGTATCACCTGAGACATATTCTACAGTGTCACACTTATCATCTGTAACTGCAATATTGCTCATTGCCACTGTACCAACGTTGGTCACAGTATAAGTGTATATCACTGCACCAGCTCCATCAGGTAACGCCAGTGGATCAGGAACCTTTGTCACGTTAATTAGTGGCGGCACGGCTGGAGTTGTTGGAGGTGTGGGCAACTCAGGTGGAGCGACACAAACTGCTTTGGTAATAGTATTAGTATCCAAAGTAACAGCCCCATTTCTAGCCAATACGCGACCTTCAACATCAGCTCCAGTAGTAAGAGTAGCTGAAGTTAAGGCTAAAATATTACCTTTAAAGGTGGAATCAGTTCCAAGTGTGGCCGAACTGCCGACTTTCCAAAAAACATTACACGCCTGTGCACCGTTTAATAGACTAACGTTACTGGCTCCAGCTGTTATCAAGGTTGAATCAGTTTGAAAAATAAACACGGCATCAGGATCACCTTCGGCATCAAGAGTTAATGTTCCGGTTACACCAAAAGTACCAGCTGATGAATCGTAAATACCAGCCGTTAAGGTTGTGCCACCCAGCTCAGTTGGGACTGTGGAAACGGGAGTTTGTCCGGCGGCGTTAGTATAGGCTGTTACCAGATCAACTTGAGCCTGCACAGCAGTAGCATCAGCTACATATTCTGTTCCATTCAACGTTCCCGGT carries:
- a CDS encoding class F sortase, whose amino-acid sequence is MHKKILNPVNIILTLAALAVVLFGLLVWRNVFTPHVVVNEKSEPEIVINNETPDVSAIGLPQRLKIPSIAVDAAVEAVGLTDDGSMAVPQDPLNGGWYELGPRPGETGSAVIAGHVDWYNGATGVFEDLNKLKTGDKITLEDSTGQLVSFIVRDSRTYDAEADATDVFTSNDNKAHLNLITCSGTWDKNAKQYATRLVVFADKD
- a CDS encoding endonuclease domain-containing protein; the protein is MLIQGYHPHKLSYDRKLRSIAEQFRDNATEAEQLLWKSLKGKRLGYKFRRQHPLHGFIVDFYCYELMLVIELDGPIHQDQKERDSLRDITLSHHGFKTLRFSNEIVLTELHSVIKKIFDHTSSTSPFPA
- a CDS encoding ATP-binding cassette domain-containing protein; this encodes MIEFKKVTKIYSDNTYAARDLSLLVRSGEFISIVGQSGTGKTTLAKMVIAEEHPTRGRVVIGGWDITDIKSHDIPVLRRQVGVVFQDYKLLPKRTVYENITFALEVCGVEQSKINTIVPQVLKVVGLENKRDKFPHQLSGGQQQRVAIGRALVHRPKVLVADEPTGSLDTINAQEVIDLLLKINTLGTTIMLVTHNKDIVDRLRRRVVTIDDGVIVSDQEAGKYTL
- a CDS encoding response regulator produces the protein MSSDLRIVLIEDEPSLVSLYSFGLHKIGQVLAASTKQDAFELFERLLAENKKPSVVLLDLILPGARTEAVKFRDRAGFEILQWLRQNKWYELVPVIIMTNLDNNEDRQMAETLGANGYIVKSNVVPKQIVEEINALV
- a CDS encoding ice-binding family protein gives rise to the protein MVGEDFSRFSAIVLTTVFAFGLARINAVSAATAVDLGSADNFVVLGGSTVTNTGSSVLNGDLGLSPGTSVTGFPPGTLNGTSHVADATAVQAKVDLVTAYTNAAGQTPVSTVATELGGTTKTSGVYNSASGTFGITGTLTLDAQGDPNAVFIFKTASTLITAGASTVSLINSAQACNVFWQVGSSATLGATSTFKGNILALTSATLTTRANVEGRVLARNGAVTLDTNTITRATCAPVPATLRVIKTVTNDNGGTAVRSDFNLHVMTGGADVADSPAPGVASPGTAYTLTAGTYAVSEDVNTSYTQSFTGDCDASGNITLAAGEDKTCRIINNDIPATLHVIKRVVNNDGGTAVRSDFNLYVKNGGVDVSGSPAPGAASPGTAYTLDAGAYVVSEDAFFGYNATFSGDCDATGHVTLSLADDQTCTITNNDMAAVVVPTATINVVKTVVNDNGGTKTVGDFPLFVGTTSVISGETNTFSAPATYTVSETDDPNYTQTISGDCNSNGQMALNPGDNLFCIITNNDIAAVVVPPNVVPPIIDVVKVPNLLSLPDGPGKVEYTYTLTNIGTLPVTDITLVGDTCSPIVLISGDANADAKLDLNETWTFTCTTTLQETHTNTVVATGWANGISATDIASATVVVGVPVVPPLIHVTKIPDPLALSVDGGLVTYTETITNPGTVPLSHVTLSDDKCSPLTFVSGDINDDSKLDPTESWVYTCQTNLTETTTNTAVATGEANGLIARDFAIITVVVATALPSPTDTVVFVPGLPDTGVEPEQ
- a CDS encoding septal ring lytic transglycosylase RlpA family protein, with translation MKYYFLTGIVLLSVTLPTLAADLFSVETVLRRDALRSGYTLVNPTQTAWLGLPAASVSGAKKLRVKLSKVAHPEKYYGTSQPISDLYRYSFQSQDTFKLKQPVALQLSYPASYGGQTIVVKYYDSVVNRWRPVGKQSNVNNLLVQRGRLLKKHAIIALFEKNASGEVVEGLASWYDWTGAACNSFPMGSRIRTTNVATGAYVDSTIVSTGPFIPGRVVDLTRDDFSKIADLSAGVATVTVQLVP
- a CDS encoding ice-binding family protein, with translation MAILVLARVSVTGFPPGTLNGTEYVADATAVQAQVDLVTAYTNAAGQTPVSTVPTELGGTTLTAGIYDSSAGTFGVTGTLTLDAEGDPDAVFIFQTDSTLITAGASNVSLLNGAQACNVFWKVGSSATLGTDSTFKGNILALTSATLTTGADVEGRVLARNGAVTLDTNTITKAVCVAPPELPTPPTTPAVPPLINVTKVPDPLALPDGAGAVIYTYTVTNVGTVAMSNIAVTDDKCDTVEYVSGDTNSDDMLDLDEAWLYSCTRTVSKTVTNTVTATGEANGYTAIDTANATVVVGVALPPPLITLVKTPDSTTIPESGDVTYTYTVTNPGTVALTDVSVVDDKCSPVTYVSGDDNDSGTLNVLETWIYTCTTNLTDTTTNTGTAQGSANGITIIDYSVVTVVNLPVEEDTTPIETPVEDTTEDTTEDTSTPVDTTTDTTTTVPGLPDTGVAPYDQNIFWIISESVSKVIIFLFE
- a CDS encoding permease-like cell division protein FtsX — its product is MLVFITRTTKYATQHFWRNLWISSITILILSLTLFIVGLVSTLNLVADQAINAVEEKINIDFTFKASTDESDILKAKIYLESLPEVTNVRYISKAEALSSFTETHADDPDIQAALGELDENPLPATLSVQSNDLDNYQVISDAFSASEYNVLVDKKNFSDHQAAITKLSEITKRIYQGGLLISGIFVLISVIMLYNTIRVAIYSHREELGIMKLVGATNWFIRAPFLWEGVLYAVCACTLATVALAITVFSASPYVDSFFAGYNFSLNVFFLSNFWIIVLSQFLISLALALGSSMLSIGRYLKV